One stretch of Excalfactoria chinensis isolate bCotChi1 chromosome 2, bCotChi1.hap2, whole genome shotgun sequence DNA includes these proteins:
- the LOC140248443 gene encoding cadherin-19-like, producing MNCSTFLSLVLSLVQLQHCSPTTQNFSAQNTDQSYTTIQRVKRGWVWEPLFVTEEQTSTMPTYVGQLKSDLDKEDGSLQYILTGEGADSIFFINEHGKIYVRQKLDREKKSFYILRAQVINRKTRLPIEPDSEFIIKVRDINDHEPQFLDGPYVATVPEMSPEGTSVTQVTATDGDDPSYGNNARLLYSLVQGQPYFSVEPKTGVIRMASQMDRETKDQYLVIIQAKDMVGQAGAFSATATVTINLSDVNDNPPKFQQRLYYLNVSEEAPVGTTVGRLLAEDSDVGENAAMNYFIEEDSSDAFGIITDRETQEGVILLKKRVDYESKRKHSVRVKAVNRYIDERFLKEGPFEDITIVQISVVDADEPPVFTLESYVMEIAEGVENGSLVGIVSARDLDSDDSPVRYSIVQDVHLKRLFSINEYNGTIITTEPLDREKASWHNITVTATETRNPEKISEANVYIQVLDVNDHAPEFPKYYETFVCENAVTGQLIQSISAVDKDDSAESHQFYFSLAQEATNNSHFTVKDNQDNTAGIFTAGSRFSRQEQFYFFLPILILDNGSPPLTSTNTLTVTVCDCDTEVNTLYCRYGAFLYSIGLSTEALVAVLACLLILLVFFLAIIGIRQQRKKTLFSEKVEEFRENIVRYDDEGGGEEDTEAFDISALRTRTVLRTRKPRKKINTEIHSLYRQSLQVGPDSAIFRQFISEKLEEANTDPSAPPYDSLQTYAFEGTGSLAGSLSSLGSNMSDVDQNYDYLVGWGPHFKQLASMYASQRSTVD from the exons ATGAATTGCTCCACTTTCCTCTCTCTTGTGCTGTCACTGGTTCAACTTCAACATTGTTCTCCAACCACGCAGAACTTCAGTGCTCAAAACACAGATCAGTCTTACACAACAATTCAAAGAGTGAAGCGTGGCTGGGTATGGGAGCCACTTTTTGTAACTGAGGAACAGACCTCAACAATGCCTACATATGTTGGACAG CTGAAATCAGATTTAGACAAGGAGGATGGCAGCCTACAATATATTTTGACAGGGGAGGGAGCTGACAGCATTTTTTTCATCAATGAACATGGCAAAATTTATGTGAGGCAAAAGCTGGatagagaaaagaaatcctTCTACATTCTAAGAGCACAAGTAATCAACAGGAAAACTCGTCTTCCTATTGAACCTGATTCAGAATTTATTATCAAAGTTCGAGATATCAATGATCATGAACCACAGTTCTTAGATGGACCTTATGTGGCTACTGTTCCAGAGATGTCACCTGAAG gtaCTTCTGTTACACAGGTAACAGCTACAGATGGTGATGATCCTTCCTACGGGAATAATGCCCGGCTGCTTTACAGTCTCGTTCAGGGTCAGCCTTATTTCTCTGTGGAGCCAAAGACAG gagTCATCAGAATGGCTTCCCAAAtggacagagaaacaaaagatcAGTATTTGGTTATCATCCAAGCCAAAGATATGGTTGGACAAGCAGGAGCATTTTCAGCAACAGCCACTGTTACCATCAACCTCTCTGACGTCAATGACAATCCACCCAAGTTTCAACAGA GACTCTACTATTTGAATGTCTCCGAGGAAGCTCCTGTGGGAACTACTGTAGGCAGACTCCTGGCAGAAGACAGCGACGTAGGGGAAAATGCAGCCATGAACTATTTCATTGAAGAAGATAGTTCAGATGCTTTTGGCATCATTACAGACAGGGAGACTCAGGAAGGAGTTATCTTACTAAAAAAG AGAGTGGATtatgaaagcaagagaaaacatAGTGTTAGAGTAAAAGCTGTAAACAGGTACATTGATGAACGTTTTCTGAAAGAAGGACCATTTGAAGACATAACTATTGTACAGATCAGTGTTGTAGATGCTGACGAACCTCCAGTTTTCACCTTGGAGAGCTATGTGATGGAGATTGCTGAAGGAGTTGAAAATGGCTCGTTGGTAGGAATTGTATCTGCGAGAGATCTGGACAGTGATGACAGCCCAGTCAG GTATTCTATTGTCCAAGATGTGCATTTAAAGAGATTGTTCAGCATCAATGAATACAATGGAACAATCATTACAACTGAACCTCTGGACCGAGAGAAAGCTTCTTGGCACAACATAACTGTTACAGCCACAGAAACTA GAAATCCTGAAaaaatttcagaagcaaatgtaTATATTCAAGTTCTTGATGTAAATGACCATGCACCAGAATTCCCTAAATATTATGAAACATTTGTTTGTGAAAATGCAGTAACTGGTCAG CTAATTCAGAGCATCAGTGCAGTGGATAAAGATGATTCAGCAGAAAGCCACCAATTTTACTTCTCGTTGGCTCAGGAGGCCACAAACAACTCACATTTTACTGTCAAAGATAATCAAG ATAACACAGCTGGAATTTTCACAGCAGGAAGTCGCTTCAGTAGACAagagcagttttatttcttcttgccAATCTTAATTCTGGATAATGGATCTCCACCACTTACAAGCACAAATACACTCACTGTCACTGTCTGTGACTGTGATACTGAAGTGAACACGTTATACTGTCGATATGGAGCTTTCCTTTATTCCATAGGCCTCAGCACAGAAGCTTTAGTTGCTGTTTTGGCTTGCCTACTAATACTCCTGG tgTTCTTCTTGGCAATTATAGGCATaaggcagcagaggaagaagacTCTCTTTTCAGAGAAAGTGGAAGAATTCAGAGAGAACATTGTCAGGTATGATGATGAAGGAGGTGGTGAGGAGGACACAGAAGCTTTTGATATTTCAGCACTGAGGACACGCACTGTCTTGAGAACACGCAAACCTCGAAAGAAAATCAACACAGAAATCCACAGCCTCTACAGACAGTCTCTGCAGGTTGGTCCTGACAGTGCTATTTTCAGgcaattcatttcagaaaagcttgAAGAAGCGAATACAGACCCTAGTGCTCCTCCATATGACTCACTTCAGACATATGCTTTTGAGGGGACTGGCTCTTTGGCAGGATCTCTCAGCTCCTTAGGCTCAAATATGTCAGACGTGGATCAAAATTATGACTACCTTGTAGGCTGGGGTCCTCACTTTAAACAGCTTGCAAGCATGTATGCTTCCCAAAGAAGTACTGTAGACTAG